The Streptomyces sp. NBC_01689 genome includes a window with the following:
- a CDS encoding SRPBCC family protein: MEWTGARYADRPTVEARIRIDAPPARVWELVSDIHLMPRLSTELQSVRWLDQVTAPAVGARFVGRSRHESLGEWETTSYVVRCEKDQVFAWAVSDPELPSAVWRFTLDVTDAGTELTQWMQMGPGRSGLSFAIDRMPDKEQKIVFVRLREFERSMAGTVDAIKKMAEDTEGAGA, encoded by the coding sequence ATGGAGTGGACGGGCGCGCGCTACGCGGACAGACCGACGGTCGAGGCGAGGATCCGGATCGACGCCCCGCCCGCACGGGTGTGGGAGCTGGTGTCCGACATCCACCTCATGCCGAGACTCAGCACCGAACTCCAGTCGGTCCGATGGCTCGACCAGGTCACGGCTCCCGCGGTCGGCGCCCGGTTCGTCGGCCGGAGCAGGCACGAGTCGCTCGGTGAGTGGGAGACGACCTCCTACGTCGTGCGGTGCGAGAAGGACCAGGTGTTCGCCTGGGCGGTCTCGGACCCCGAACTCCCCAGCGCCGTATGGAGATTCACCCTCGACGTCACGGACGCAGGCACGGAACTGACCCAGTGGATGCAGATGGGCCCCGGCCGTTCGGGGCTCTCCTTCGCCATCGACCGGATGCCGGACAAGGAACAGAAGATCGTGTTCGTCCGGCTGCGGGAGTTCGAGCGGAGCATGGCCGGCACGGTCGACGCCATCAAGAAGATGGCCGAGGACACGGAAGGGGCCGGTGCGTGA
- a CDS encoding BP74-related protein, which yields MRRITSRICTLAAATLLAVTVGQAGPAGAASDAAYFNLRDVTGHNFVVEITRPGLIQEARDIVRNGDRKVVIGRIIKTQARYNPQWDFHYNPDTVSFADAAIEVCDATVPYVEDHLDEAGGAFLPGLYWCPWTGRLTAELSAP from the coding sequence ATGCGACGCATCACTTCCAGGATCTGCACCCTCGCGGCCGCCACGCTGCTCGCGGTGACCGTCGGCCAGGCCGGACCGGCCGGCGCCGCCTCGGACGCCGCGTACTTCAACCTGCGGGACGTCACCGGCCACAACTTCGTCGTCGAGATCACCAGGCCGGGCCTGATCCAGGAAGCCCGTGACATCGTCAGGAACGGGGACCGCAAGGTCGTCATCGGCCGGATCATCAAGACCCAGGCCCGCTACAACCCCCAGTGGGACTTCCACTACAACCCCGACACGGTCAGCTTCGCCGACGCGGCCATCGAGGTCTGCGACGCCACCGTCCCCTATGTCGAGGACCACCTGGACGAGGCCGGCGGCGCCTTCCTGCCGGGCCTCTACTGGTGCCCCTGGACCGGACGCCTCACCGCCGAACTCTCCGCGCCGTAG
- a CDS encoding multicopper oxidase family protein, whose protein sequence is MADTTRRSLLGMAGFTTAAVAVGGAGLLKGNNSTNEKPVAADILEGAGEPTSTHLTPFKDPLRIPPTLRLRGDDITEIDLVSARVRLHSQMPSTRLWTYAGHFPGPTLEARGGQKARVAWNNKLTGTTPVKAVWVHPEGPGPGLLPYNRPGSEGGFARPEVDALTAWTTVHVHGGHQNALSDGAAEYGVTAGDGQLAEYANDQEAAHLFYHDHAMSVTSLNVAAGLIGNYMVRDKEEARLDLPRGDHEIPLTLQDVNFETDAKGRLTGQILVKRIIGGPDAPMPGAIPPALATLNPFTMVNGVVWPYLDVEARAYRLRLVNVSGARVYRLAVVDEDTGKLVRGVMKLVGTDLGLLGRPQTIAETLSLSPAERADVVIDFAAFAGRRLKLVNTIEGQAVGAALPDFMIPFPEVMQFRVENRLRAAYTVPTTLSPTFRKITAADVPHGATERFVVLSFDRTGAMPQLWEMREVAADTASGSGIVKIDMPGGTRTLRRTGTMFEDTTSFFAASGTWEKWHFVSVAPAGVPIYHPMHIHLMNFQVVDRRTVDGSGMDFAAGRTTKPITLGAAVPVAPEESGWKDTITVNANTLVTVAGRLARQTGKVMYHCHILDHEDEGMMRPFVIMPPAVHGIHDMLMGMNGDMGMSAKEPGHSGMKM, encoded by the coding sequence ATGGCAGACACGACCAGGCGGTCGCTCCTCGGCATGGCCGGCTTCACCACGGCGGCCGTCGCCGTCGGCGGTGCCGGCCTCCTCAAGGGCAACAACTCGACGAACGAGAAGCCGGTGGCGGCCGACATCCTCGAGGGAGCCGGAGAACCGACCTCCACCCATCTGACACCGTTCAAGGACCCACTGCGCATTCCCCCGACGCTGCGGCTCCGCGGCGACGACATCACGGAGATCGATCTCGTCAGCGCACGTGTGCGTCTGCACTCCCAGATGCCGTCCACTCGTCTGTGGACCTACGCGGGCCACTTCCCCGGCCCCACCCTCGAGGCCCGCGGCGGACAGAAGGCGCGCGTCGCCTGGAACAACAAGCTGACGGGCACCACACCCGTCAAGGCGGTATGGGTGCACCCGGAAGGCCCCGGACCAGGACTGCTTCCCTACAACCGTCCCGGCTCCGAGGGCGGGTTCGCCCGGCCCGAGGTCGACGCCCTGACGGCGTGGACGACGGTCCACGTGCACGGCGGACACCAGAACGCCCTCAGTGACGGCGCCGCCGAATACGGAGTGACCGCGGGCGACGGGCAGTTGGCCGAGTACGCCAACGACCAGGAGGCGGCGCACCTCTTCTACCACGACCACGCCATGTCCGTGACCTCGTTGAATGTCGCCGCCGGACTCATCGGCAACTACATGGTGCGCGACAAGGAGGAGGCCCGTCTCGACCTGCCGCGGGGCGACCACGAGATTCCCCTCACCCTCCAGGACGTCAACTTCGAGACGGACGCCAAGGGGCGGCTCACCGGGCAGATCCTCGTCAAGCGCATCATCGGCGGCCCCGACGCGCCGATGCCCGGCGCGATCCCCCCGGCGCTCGCCACGCTCAACCCCTTCACGATGGTCAACGGGGTCGTCTGGCCGTATCTCGACGTGGAGGCACGAGCCTACCGGCTGCGTCTGGTGAACGTCTCCGGCGCTCGTGTCTACCGCCTGGCCGTCGTCGACGAGGACACCGGCAAGCTCGTCCGGGGCGTCATGAAGCTGGTCGGCACCGACCTGGGTCTGCTGGGCAGGCCGCAGACGATCGCCGAGACACTGTCGCTCTCCCCGGCGGAACGCGCCGACGTCGTCATCGACTTTGCCGCTTTCGCCGGCAGGCGGCTCAAGCTCGTCAACACGATCGAGGGCCAGGCCGTGGGCGCGGCGCTTCCCGACTTCATGATCCCGTTCCCGGAGGTCATGCAGTTCCGTGTCGAGAACCGGCTTCGCGCCGCGTACACGGTGCCGACAACGTTGTCACCCACCTTCCGGAAGATCACCGCGGCCGATGTGCCGCACGGCGCCACCGAGCGCTTCGTCGTGCTCTCCTTCGACAGGACCGGTGCCATGCCGCAGCTGTGGGAGATGCGGGAGGTCGCGGCCGACACGGCATCCGGCAGCGGGATCGTGAAGATCGACATGCCCGGCGGGACCAGGACGCTGCGGCGGACGGGGACCATGTTCGAGGACACCACGTCGTTCTTCGCGGCGTCCGGTACCTGGGAGAAGTGGCACTTCGTCAGCGTCGCGCCGGCCGGGGTGCCCATCTATCATCCGATGCACATCCACCTGATGAACTTCCAGGTCGTGGACCGGAGAACGGTGGACGGCTCCGGCATGGACTTCGCCGCCGGGCGGACGACGAAGCCGATCACCCTGGGTGCGGCCGTGCCGGTCGCACCCGAGGAGTCCGGCTGGAAGGACACCATCACGGTCAACGCCAACACCCTGGTCACGGTCGCCGGACGGCTGGCGAGGCAGACCGGCAAGGTGATGTACCACTGCCACATCCTCGACCACGAGGACGAGGGCATGATGCGTCCCTTCGTGATCATGCCTCCGGCCGTCCACGGCATCCACGACATGTTGATGGGGATGAACGGTGACATGGGGATGAGCGCGAAGGAGCCGGGGCACTCCGGCATGAAGATGTAG
- a CDS encoding LLM class flavin-dependent oxidoreductase yields the protein MRTATTIEASTGRWSETVDFVVEAEKLGMDICWVAEAWGSEAPSPLGYLAARTERMLLGSGIIQLATRTPTAIARAALTLSTLSEGRFLLGLGSSGPQVIEGLHGVPFARPLSRMRETVDIVRQAVAGEKIAYEGREFTIPLPGGRARPMRMSMRAEYDLPVYLATLSPKMLRLTGEVADGWLGTSFVPEGAKEAYFDHLDAGLAAAGRTRASLDVCQGAEVAFAEDEDALRAMVAGRKKELAFSLGGMGSATTNFYNDAYSRQGWAEIAAEVHERWQAGDRDGAAGLVTDEMVLGTTLIGTEDMVRERLRVWRAAGVDTIRFYPAGDTLDARLTTLGRALDLVRRTEADGTDG from the coding sequence ATGCGTACAGCCACGACGATCGAGGCGTCGACGGGACGCTGGAGCGAGACCGTCGACTTCGTGGTGGAGGCCGAGAAACTCGGGATGGACATCTGCTGGGTCGCGGAGGCCTGGGGTTCCGAAGCTCCCTCCCCTCTCGGCTACTTGGCGGCGCGGACCGAGCGGATGCTGCTGGGCTCCGGGATCATCCAGCTCGCGACCCGCACCCCGACCGCCATCGCGCGCGCGGCCCTGACCCTCTCCACCCTCTCCGAAGGTCGCTTCCTCCTCGGCCTCGGCTCCTCGGGCCCCCAGGTGATCGAGGGCCTGCACGGGGTGCCCTTCGCCCGCCCGCTGTCACGGATGCGGGAGACCGTGGACATCGTCCGCCAGGCGGTCGCGGGCGAGAAGATCGCCTACGAGGGGCGGGAGTTCACGATCCCGCTGCCGGGCGGCCGGGCACGGCCGATGCGGATGTCGATGCGCGCCGAGTACGACCTGCCCGTCTATCTGGCCACCCTGTCCCCCAAGATGCTGCGTCTCACCGGCGAAGTGGCGGACGGCTGGCTGGGCACGAGCTTCGTGCCGGAGGGCGCCAAGGAGGCGTACTTCGACCACCTGGACGCGGGCCTCGCCGCCGCCGGCCGTACACGTGCGAGCCTCGACGTGTGCCAGGGCGCCGAAGTGGCCTTCGCCGAGGACGAGGACGCCCTGCGCGCGATGGTGGCCGGCCGCAAGAAGGAGCTCGCCTTCAGCCTCGGCGGAATGGGCTCCGCCACCACGAACTTCTACAACGACGCCTACAGCAGGCAGGGTTGGGCGGAGATCGCCGCCGAGGTCCACGAACGCTGGCAGGCCGGGGACCGGGACGGGGCGGCGGGTCTCGTCACGGACGAGATGGTGCTCGGGACGACACTGATCGGTACGGAGGACATGGTGCGCGAGCGGCTGCGCGTCTGGCGCGCCGCCGGTGTCGACACCATCCGCTTCTATCCCGCGGGCGACACGCTCGACGCCCGGCTCACCACGCTGGGACGGGCACTCGATCTCGTACGCCGGACGGAGGCCGACGGCACGGACGGATGA
- a CDS encoding spermidine synthase: protein MSARFEEIDWRPTPMGEISLRRRRHPVSGEDVYEVKLGDEYLMSSLFTEGEVELARLGLAELPDGPLDVAVGGLGLGYTARAALDDPRVGSLIVVDALAEVIDWHRRGLVPLGAGLVSDPRCRLVRGDFFAMAAGSAEAGGPVPADGPPDENAHGVAGGAVRGLDPETPGRRFHAILLDVDHSPRHVLHPGHAALYRREGLAALAELLLPGGVFALWSNDPPDAEFASVLAEVFVETSAHVVDFDNPLQGGTAANTVYVARRSAG from the coding sequence ATGAGCGCACGTTTCGAGGAGATCGACTGGCGGCCGACGCCCATGGGCGAGATCAGTCTGCGTCGCCGCCGGCATCCGGTGTCGGGAGAGGATGTGTACGAGGTCAAACTCGGCGACGAGTACCTGATGTCGAGCCTCTTCACCGAAGGGGAGGTCGAGCTCGCCCGGCTGGGTCTGGCGGAACTGCCCGACGGCCCGCTCGACGTCGCCGTGGGCGGACTCGGGCTCGGGTACACGGCGAGGGCCGCGCTGGACGACCCCCGAGTGGGTTCGCTGATCGTGGTCGACGCGCTGGCCGAGGTGATCGACTGGCATCGCCGCGGGCTCGTGCCGCTGGGCGCCGGCCTGGTGTCGGACCCCCGGTGCAGGCTGGTGCGCGGGGACTTCTTCGCCATGGCCGCGGGAAGCGCGGAGGCTGGTGGTCCGGTACCCGCGGACGGTCCGCCGGATGAGAACGCGCACGGCGTGGCGGGCGGGGCGGTGCGCGGGCTCGACCCGGAGACTCCCGGGCGCCGTTTCCACGCGATCCTGCTGGACGTCGACCACTCACCGCGCCATGTGCTGCACCCCGGCCACGCCGCGCTCTACCGCCGGGAGGGGCTGGCGGCCCTGGCGGAACTCCTCCTCCCAGGAGGCGTGTTCGCGCTGTGGTCGAACGACCCGCCGGACGCCGAGTTCGCTTCGGTGCTCGCGGAGGTCTTCGTGGAGACCTCCGCGCACGTGGTCGACTTCGACAATCCGCTCCAGGGCGGGACCGCGGCCAACACGGTCTACGTGGCTCGCAGGAGTGCCGGGTGA
- a CDS encoding glycosyltransferase, translating to MRVLFFSNPLVAHLLPQFPLARALRGQGHTVAFSTAEVMAPWLAPEDFELLLSGPSAEEVTGEVARRTGADILFSPTSQLVGAYFAGARVDLSLDEALAAARYWEPDLILHEHLDFVGPLVAAVLKLPSAAVATDPALEPDVTEALTAAARTRCLERGLELPSRVPSGRWLLDLCPPSLQRRGALSPRERIALRPEPHEGPAGPTRARRAPVGDRPRVLVGLPHAAGATAGLGPVLRSLGTLDVDLVATTPGDPGEGPGLEPGRVELLPFTPAAELLENVSAVVHHGGSGSTFAAAARGIPAVVVPGSEAQQRQAEPLAAAGAGLVLPPGRQDPASVTTAVGRLLADPGFTVAAHRVRDEIAAMPSAVQVAEWLVASVSARRGR from the coding sequence GTGCGCGTTCTCTTCTTCAGCAATCCGTTGGTCGCCCATCTCCTCCCCCAGTTCCCGCTGGCGCGAGCACTGCGCGGACAGGGGCACACCGTCGCATTCTCCACCGCCGAGGTCATGGCCCCGTGGCTCGCGCCGGAGGATTTCGAGCTGCTGCTGTCCGGACCCTCCGCGGAGGAGGTGACCGGCGAAGTCGCCCGCAGAACCGGCGCCGACATCCTGTTCAGCCCGACGTCCCAGCTGGTCGGCGCGTACTTCGCCGGAGCACGTGTCGACCTCTCCCTCGACGAGGCGCTGGCGGCCGCGCGGTACTGGGAGCCCGACCTGATCCTCCATGAGCACCTGGACTTCGTGGGGCCGCTCGTCGCGGCCGTGCTCAAGCTGCCGTCAGCCGCAGTAGCCACCGACCCCGCGCTGGAGCCGGACGTCACGGAAGCCCTCACGGCAGCGGCGCGCACGCGCTGCCTCGAACGCGGTCTCGAACTCCCGTCCCGTGTGCCGTCCGGCCGCTGGCTGCTGGACCTCTGCCCGCCGAGTCTGCAGCGCCGCGGTGCGCTATCGCCACGCGAGCGGATCGCGCTGCGGCCCGAACCTCACGAAGGCCCGGCGGGCCCGACGCGAGCACGCCGCGCACCGGTGGGTGACCGCCCGCGGGTGCTGGTCGGACTCCCTCACGCTGCCGGGGCAACGGCGGGCCTGGGCCCGGTCCTTCGTTCGCTGGGCACCCTCGACGTCGATCTGGTGGCCACGACGCCGGGCGATCCCGGCGAGGGCCCCGGCCTCGAACCGGGCCGCGTCGAACTGCTCCCCTTCACCCCTGCGGCGGAGCTGCTGGAGAACGTCTCGGCCGTGGTCCACCACGGAGGCTCGGGCAGCACGTTCGCCGCGGCGGCCAGAGGCATCCCGGCCGTCGTCGTACCCGGATCGGAGGCCCAGCAGCGGCAGGCGGAACCCCTCGCGGCGGCGGGAGCCGGACTCGTCCTGCCTCCCGGGCGGCAGGACCCCGCGTCGGTCACCACCGCGGTCGGGCGCCTGCTCGCCGACCCCGGCTTCACCGTCGCCGCGCACCGGGTACGGGACGAGATCGCCGCCATGCCGTCGGCCGTCCAGGTGGCCGAGTGGCTCGTCGCCTCGGTCTCCGCGCGGCGCGGGCGGTAG
- a CDS encoding CbtB domain-containing protein: MAQTVAPPTATPIPAKLPIGTIVPWAVFFGILMLVLLYFVGAEQGATAVVSGEDVHEWVHDARHLLGFPCH, encoded by the coding sequence ATGGCGCAGACCGTCGCTCCGCCGACAGCCACCCCGATCCCCGCCAAACTGCCGATCGGCACGATCGTGCCCTGGGCGGTCTTCTTCGGCATCCTGATGCTGGTCCTGCTCTACTTCGTCGGCGCCGAACAGGGCGCCACCGCCGTCGTCTCCGGCGAGGACGTTCACGAGTGGGTGCACGACGCCCGCCACCTTCTCGGCTTCCCCTGCCACTGA
- a CDS encoding IS5 family transposase (programmed frameshift), which translates to MVVGLVVGKRQSRPWIVSDELWSLIEPLLPVPAPKLAEGRPRVPDRQALCGILFVLHTGIQWEYLPQELGFGSGMTCWRRLAAWNEAGVWDALHLVLLKKLRSKDKLDWSRAVIDSSHVRAARRGPKSGPSPVDRARPGSKHHVLTDAQGIPLAVSLTGGNRNDVTQLLPLVDKVPAVAGRVGRPRRRPDALLADRGYDHDKYRRLLWDRGIRPVIAERGVEHGSGLGVFRWVVERTIAWLHGFRRLRVRWERRDDIHEAFLGLATCLITHRHVQRLC; encoded by the exons ATGGTCGTTGGTCTGGTCGTGGGAAAGCGTCAGTCGCGACCGTGGATCGTGTCGGATGAACTGTGGTCGCTCATCGAACCGTTGTTGCCCGTGCCGGCACCGAAGCTGGCGGAGGGCAGACCGCGTGTGCCGGACCGGCAGGCCCTGTGCGGGATCCTGTTCGTCCTGCACACCGGGATCCAATGGGAGTACCTGCCGCAGGAGTTGGGCTTCGGCTCGGGCATGACCTGCTGGCGGCGTCTGGCCGCCTGGAACGAGGCCGGAGTCTGGGACGCGCTGCATCTTGTGCTGCTGAAGAAGCTGCGGTCGAAGGACAAGCTGGACTGGTCGCGGGCGGTGATCGACTCCTCCCATGTCAGGGCAGCCCGACGCGGCCCAA AAAGCGGACCCAGCCCGGTCGACCGCGCACGACCAGGCAGCAAGCACCACGTCCTGACCGACGCCCAAGGCATCCCCCTCGCCGTGTCGCTGACCGGCGGAAACCGCAACGACGTCACGCAGTTGCTCCCGTTGGTGGACAAGGTTCCGGCCGTGGCCGGACGCGTCGGCCGGCCCAGACGCCGCCCCGACGCACTACTCGCCGACCGCGGCTACGACCACGACAAGTACCGCCGCCTGCTATGGGACCGCGGCATTCGCCCGGTCATCGCCGAACGAGGTGTGGAACACGGCTCCGGCCTGGGCGTTTTCCGCTGGGTCGTCGAGAGGACCATCGCCTGGCTGCACGGCTTCCGCCGCCTACGCGTCCGCTGGGAACGACGAGACGACATCCACGAAGCCTTCCTCGGCCTCGCCACCTGCCTCATCACCCACCGCCACGTCCAACGCCTTTGTTAG
- the chvE gene encoding multiple monosaccharide ABC transporter substrate-binding protein — MRNRRAGLAALAGTVSVALTLSACGKDSEDSPEGGTIGIAMPTQASERWIADGKNVVKDLQAKGYKTKLVYGDDDPKNQVSQIQELITQHVSALIVAAIDNKSLNNVLQQAADAKIPVISYDRLILGTKNVDYYASFDNEQVGRLQARYIVEKLGLEDGKGPFNIELFAGSPDDNNTKYFFDGAMHLLKPYLDSKRLIVQSGETELSDVTTLRWDGPTAKKRMTGILANSYGTKQVDAVLSPYDGISMGILGALKADGYGTAAKPLPVITGQDAELASVKSIIEGGQAQTVYKDTRELADITATMVDAVLTHQQVRVNDTRTYDNGAKAVPAYLLQPKSVDKSNYEVALVATGYYTDAELK; from the coding sequence ATGCGCAACCGAAGAGCCGGCCTCGCCGCCCTCGCCGGAACCGTCTCCGTCGCTCTCACCCTGTCCGCCTGTGGCAAGGACAGCGAGGACAGCCCGGAGGGCGGCACCATCGGCATCGCGATGCCCACCCAGGCCTCCGAGCGCTGGATCGCCGACGGCAAGAACGTCGTCAAGGACCTTCAGGCCAAGGGGTACAAGACGAAGCTGGTCTACGGCGACGACGACCCGAAGAACCAGGTGTCGCAGATCCAGGAGCTGATCACCCAGCACGTCAGCGCCCTGATCGTCGCGGCCATCGACAACAAGTCGCTGAACAACGTGCTCCAGCAGGCCGCCGACGCCAAGATCCCGGTGATCTCCTACGACCGGCTCATTCTCGGCACCAAGAACGTCGACTACTACGCCTCGTTCGACAACGAGCAGGTGGGCCGGCTCCAGGCGCGTTACATAGTGGAGAAGCTCGGTCTGGAGGACGGCAAGGGGCCGTTCAACATCGAGCTCTTCGCGGGTTCGCCCGACGACAACAACACCAAGTACTTCTTCGACGGCGCCATGCACCTTCTGAAGCCGTACCTCGACAGCAAGCGGCTGATCGTCCAGTCCGGCGAGACCGAGCTCAGCGACGTGACGACCCTGCGCTGGGACGGCCCCACCGCCAAGAAGCGCATGACCGGCATCCTCGCCAATTCGTACGGCACCAAGCAGGTCGACGCGGTCCTGTCGCCCTACGACGGCATCTCCATGGGCATCCTGGGCGCGCTCAAGGCCGACGGCTACGGGACCGCCGCCAAACCGCTGCCGGTCATCACCGGCCAGGACGCCGAACTCGCCTCGGTGAAGTCGATCATCGAGGGCGGACAGGCGCAGACCGTGTACAAGGACACCCGGGAGCTCGCGGACATCACCGCGACCATGGTCGACGCGGTGCTCACCCACCAGCAGGTGAGGGTCAACGACACCCGGACGTACGACAACGGCGCCAAGGCCGTGCCCGCCTATCTGCTGCAGCCGAAGAGCGTCGACAAGTCCAACTACGAGGTCGCCCTGGTCGCGACCGGCTACTACACCGACGCCGAGCTCAAGTAG
- a CDS encoding CbtA family protein: protein MNSATVRNLLVRGMLAGLAAGVLALVVAYFLGEPSVDDAIGFEEAHAPAHGHEVEIVSRSLQSTGGLATGVLIYGVAFGGIAALAYCFALGRVGRFSPRATALLLSGCALVAVYVVPFLKYPANPPSVGDPDTIGKRTTLYFLMMVLSVLLAIAAVILGKRLAPRWGNWHATVAAVVFFALVIGIAFAVLPVINEVPKDFPATLLWRFRTSALAIQITLWTGFGLVFGELAQRLLVPRPAAVPAGATPVPH, encoded by the coding sequence ATGAACTCCGCAACCGTCAGAAACCTTCTGGTGCGGGGCATGCTCGCCGGCCTCGCCGCCGGTGTGCTGGCCCTCGTCGTCGCCTACTTCCTGGGTGAGCCCAGCGTCGACGACGCCATCGGATTCGAAGAGGCCCATGCCCCGGCACACGGCCACGAGGTCGAGATCGTCAGCCGTAGCCTGCAGTCCACCGGTGGTCTCGCCACCGGTGTGCTGATCTACGGGGTCGCCTTCGGTGGCATCGCCGCCCTCGCGTACTGCTTCGCGCTCGGCCGCGTGGGCCGTTTCAGCCCGCGCGCGACGGCGCTGCTGCTGTCCGGCTGCGCGCTCGTCGCCGTGTACGTCGTGCCGTTCCTGAAGTACCCGGCCAATCCGCCGTCCGTCGGCGACCCCGACACCATCGGCAAGCGCACGACGCTGTACTTCCTGATGATGGTGCTCAGTGTCCTGCTCGCGATCGCCGCGGTGATCCTCGGCAAGCGACTCGCACCCCGATGGGGCAACTGGCACGCGACCGTCGCCGCGGTCGTCTTCTTCGCGCTCGTGATCGGGATCGCCTTCGCGGTCCTTCCGGTCATCAACGAGGTGCCGAAGGACTTCCCGGCCACCCTGCTGTGGCGGTTCCGTACCTCGGCTCTCGCCATCCAGATCACGCTGTGGACCGGATTCGGCCTGGTCTTCGGCGAGTTGGCGCAGCGTCTGCTGGTCCCGCGGCCGGCGGCCGTTCCGGCGGGGGCAACTCCCGTACCGCACTGA
- a CDS encoding enoyl-CoA hydratase/isomerase family protein yields the protein MTGTQDARAATGTDDSVLLRTEGRAAYLTLNRPRAINALTHTMVRHIDSALTAWEHDPAVRAVVVTGAGERGLCAGGDIRAIHDDARHGDGTASTAFWRDEYRLNARIARYPKPYVAVMDGIVMGGGVGVSAHGGVRITTERSRIAMPETGIGFVPDVGGTFLLARAPGELGTHLALTGNAVGAGDALLCGLADHFVPSDSLPRLLQELAHAPVREVLDRHAGAAPAGVLAEARHWIDACYSADTVEEIVARLQDHGDGAAKEAAETLLTRSPTALKVTLAAMRAARGASSLEKVLDQEYRVSCAALTRPDFVEGVRAQLIDKDRDPRWSPATLAEVTDADVAGFLAPIGARELGLSRADFPGEAPR from the coding sequence ATGACCGGCACCCAGGACGCCCGGGCGGCCACCGGCACCGACGACTCCGTCCTCCTGCGCACCGAGGGACGCGCGGCGTACCTCACGCTCAACCGGCCCCGGGCGATCAACGCCCTCACCCACACCATGGTGCGCCACATCGACTCCGCGCTCACCGCCTGGGAACACGACCCGGCCGTGCGGGCCGTCGTGGTGACCGGTGCGGGGGAGCGGGGTCTGTGCGCGGGCGGCGACATCCGGGCCATCCACGACGACGCCCGGCACGGGGACGGCACGGCCTCGACGGCCTTCTGGCGGGACGAGTACCGGCTCAACGCCCGTATCGCGCGCTACCCGAAACCGTATGTCGCCGTGATGGACGGCATCGTCATGGGCGGCGGTGTCGGGGTCTCCGCCCACGGCGGCGTACGGATCACCACCGAGCGTTCCCGGATCGCGATGCCCGAGACGGGCATCGGCTTCGTTCCGGACGTGGGCGGCACCTTTCTCCTCGCCCGCGCGCCCGGCGAACTCGGCACCCATCTGGCACTGACCGGAAACGCGGTCGGCGCGGGTGACGCCCTGCTGTGCGGACTGGCCGACCACTTCGTGCCGTCCGACTCCCTGCCGCGGCTGCTCCAGGAGCTCGCGCACGCGCCGGTACGGGAGGTGCTGGACCGTCACGCCGGGGCCGCGCCGGCCGGAGTGCTCGCGGAGGCACGGCACTGGATCGACGCCTGCTACTCCGCCGACACCGTCGAGGAGATCGTCGCCCGCCTGCAGGACCACGGGGACGGCGCGGCCAAGGAGGCGGCCGAGACCCTGCTCACCAGGTCACCCACCGCGCTCAAGGTCACTCTCGCCGCGATGCGCGCGGCCCGCGGCGCCAGTTCCCTGGAGAAGGTGCTCGACCAGGAGTACCGCGTCTCCTGCGCGGCACTCACCCGGCCCGACTTCGTCGAGGGGGTCCGCGCCCAGCTCATCGACAAGGACCGCGACCCCCGCTGGTCACCGGCGACGCTCGCCGAGGTCACCGACGCGGACGTAGCCGGCTTCCTCGCGCCGATCGGCGCGCGTGAACTCGGCCTCTCCCGCGCCGACTTCCCGGGTGAGGCACCTCGGTGA